In the Rhodothermales bacterium genome, one interval contains:
- a CDS encoding sulfatase codes for MSRLLLALGLFTYVVLPALLAGCTSPAGPPNIVIIFADDLGYGDLGVYGHPTIHTPNLDRMAAEGMKFTQFYAAASVCTPSRAGLLTGRLPVRSGMAGETRRVLFPDSKLGLPAEEITLAEALKESGYATAAIGKWHLGHLPAYLPTANGFDYYFGIPYSNDMDRVVGGEWQDPFWEPKSEYWNVPLMRDEEIIEQPADQTTITRRYTEEAIQFIQEHRDGPFFVYLAHSMPHVPLFTSDAFAGASRRGLYGDVIEELDWSVGQVLNTLRQEGLAENTLVFFTSDNGPWLVFDTHGGSAGLLRGGKGMTWEGGMREPSLAWWPGTIAPGQVSTALTSTMDYFTTALELAGRDVPADRVIDGRSLLPILRGDTDREIRDTYFFYRGTTLQAVRKGSWKAHYITRWEYEADDQRMEHNPPMLFNLDEDPSEQYDRAALHPEILADLAGEV; via the coding sequence ATGTCTCGTCTTCTCCTCGCCCTGGGCCTGTTCACATATGTCGTTCTGCCGGCACTCCTCGCCGGCTGCACCTCCCCCGCCGGCCCCCCCAATATCGTCATCATTTTCGCCGACGACCTCGGCTACGGCGATCTCGGCGTATACGGCCACCCGACGATTCACACGCCCAACCTCGACCGGATGGCGGCCGAGGGGATGAAGTTCACCCAGTTCTACGCGGCCGCCTCGGTATGCACCCCCAGCCGCGCCGGCCTGCTCACCGGGCGCCTGCCCGTTCGCAGCGGGATGGCGGGTGAAACACGGCGCGTCCTCTTTCCGGACTCGAAGCTCGGCCTGCCCGCCGAAGAGATCACCCTCGCCGAGGCGCTGAAAGAAAGCGGCTATGCGACGGCCGCCATCGGCAAGTGGCACCTCGGGCACCTGCCGGCCTATCTGCCCACGGCGAACGGCTTCGACTACTACTTCGGCATCCCCTACTCGAACGACATGGACCGCGTCGTGGGCGGCGAATGGCAGGACCCGTTCTGGGAGCCGAAAAGCGAATACTGGAACGTCCCGCTCATGCGCGACGAGGAGATCATCGAACAACCGGCCGACCAGACGACAATCACCCGGCGCTATACGGAAGAGGCGATCCAGTTTATCCAGGAGCATCGGGACGGACCCTTCTTCGTCTACCTCGCCCACAGCATGCCACACGTCCCGCTGTTTACCTCCGACGCGTTCGCCGGCGCCAGCCGGCGCGGCCTGTACGGCGACGTGATCGAGGAACTCGACTGGAGCGTGGGGCAGGTGCTGAATACTCTCCGTCAGGAAGGCCTCGCTGAAAACACCCTCGTGTTTTTCACCAGCGACAACGGCCCCTGGCTGGTTTTCGATACCCACGGCGGCTCGGCCGGGTTGTTGCGCGGCGGAAAGGGGATGACGTGGGAAGGCGGGATGCGCGAACCTTCGCTGGCCTGGTGGCCCGGCACCATCGCGCCCGGGCAGGTCAGCACCGCGTTGACGTCCACGATGGATTATTTCACCACGGCGCTCGAACTAGCCGGTCGTGACGTGCCGGCCGACCGCGTCATCGACGGGCGCAGCCTCCTGCCGATCCTTCGGGGGGATACCGACCGAGAGATCCGCGACACCTATTTCTTCTACCGGGGGACAACCCTCCAGGCCGTCCGAAAAGGCTCCTGGAAAGCGCACTACATCACCCGGTGGGAATACGAGGCCGACGACCAGCGGATGGAGCACAACCCGCCGATGCTGTTTAATCTGGATGAGGATCCCTCGGAGCAATACGACCGCGCCGCGCTACATCCAGAAATTCTGGCCGACCTCGCCGGCGAGGT